The Phragmites australis chromosome 1, lpPhrAust1.1, whole genome shotgun sequence genomic interval TAATGCACTTATGAGAACAATGAAAATGAGACCTCTTATGTTTCCGGTACAACTTACTCTCTTTCTGATTTCTTTTGGCCTTTTGTGCCCTGCAGGCCTTGTTTGGTAATATTATATTCAAGTCCTGCATGCAGTTGGATATTTTGCTTTGACTCAATTACCTGGTAATATTTGGACACATCATAGATAGTTTAACTGCGTGTGCTAGAAACAAATTCTAGATAATTAATGAAAAAGGCaagaatattattgattatTTTTGTAAGGAAAGAACATGATGTTACATAATAGTTTTGCACTGCTCAATTCATTGTGGCAGTTCACTCTCTAAACTCGTATACGGAATTAGCTAAATTTAGCTAACATACGAGTTTACTCTCTAAACTCATACGAGTTTACTCTCTAAACTCATATTTTGCTGAACGAGAAAAAAATAGCTAGATATTGATATATATAATCTATTTGTACGGACTCATCATATGGACATAATAATTAACTTGCTAACCCATTTAGGTGGATATTGACATATTGATTGTTAAATTCACTTATTTGCCTGTCCATGGTTGCTGTGCTTCcatctaaaaaatacaaattacCTTGGTTCTTAGCATAAAAAGAATTAGCCTCTGGATAAGGCAAAATgattattttaaattatcaTTTTGAGCCATGGATTTCACATTTGTTTCTTAAACAATAATTTGTGACACCTTTATGCCTCATATGTTTTTGTTTGGCCTTTAAGACTTGACTTCTGATACAATAACCTAATCTATTCAGTTGGCTGGTGCTGTTACTGCTGTATTTAATTGTCAAGGACCCCTTGATGCTCCTGTTTTTGTTGGAAGTGGGATTGTCTCAAGGAAGTCCCTTTCAATATCTAGTATGCCTCCTTCTGCAGCATCTGAAGCTGTGATGCAAAACAAAGAGGCTGGTGCAGTGGCTGCATTTGACCATATTCCATTCTCTCATGTATCGGCCAATTTCACTTTCAACCTCGATAATTGTGTGAGTACAAATATAACCatcatttttgcaattttgGAAGTTTATGAATTTAGCAACTATTTCTTCTCTTAGTCATCACCACTGGCTGCAGGTTGCTGATCTATATGGTATCAGAGCATGCCTTTTGGATGGTGGAGAAATTCGAGGGGCTGGTAATGCATGGATTTGCCCAGAGGTATTGTTGTTACACACTTACAGTCTTAAGCTTTCAGACATTCTGTGTTTGAGTTAAACTTGAGCACACTAGCGTCTTtctacttctaccatggtggcTTCAGTTTGCTCAAATTGCCTAATCATTGTTCATTGCGCACACTATACTGAGAACGAAGTGGAGGATGTTTTATTATGTTGAATAGACAGTGATACAATAACAACTCATAAAATGAAAACGCCTGTTGAATATTAGAATGCAATGTATTCTCAAAGGGCATTCCTTAGGTCCACATGTTGTTCACAATTTTTGACTGCAATATGTTTTTTCACAACTTTGGCCATGCCACAAATATGATTGCAGCCCAGCAAAGTCATTCTATTGCTTAATTTCCTGGAGTTACAGTAAATGTGCATTGTTGACAGCCTAGCAAACAACTGCCAACTACAGCCTATTTTCCTTGCGTGTTTGAGTTCCAATGGAATAATAACaaattttccctaaaaaaagcaATTCTCTCCTAAGAAGGCATAAATTTGCTGTACTGCTATATTACTCCAAGCGATGGCCTACCATTTCTCATCAGTACAAGTAATCACCTTATGCAAAATATAGTTACATATTTAGATCTTTGCAGGGGGAAGGTGATGATTCTGCTATGGATATTAATTTGTCTGGGAGCATTTTACTTGATAGGGTTTTGCATCGGTATATTCCTGGAGGAATCCAGCTGATTCCTCTCAAAATTGGAGAGCTCAATGGAGAGACTAGACTTTCTGGTTCTCTTATTAGACCGTGAGTATCTTGGATATAACATCTGCAGTCCTAATGGCCAAGCAGGCGTAGTATTTTTCTGATCTTCTAACAACAAAAATCTATTACAGGAAATTTGATATCAAGTGGGCTGCACCAAATGCAGAAGATTCTTTTTCAGATGCACGTGGCAATATTGTTATTGCACATGATTATATTATGGTCAACTCATCATCAGTTGCCTTTGATTTAAATACTCGAGTTCAAACATCATATATTGATGACTACTTGCTGAACAAGGAGACctatcaaatgaaaaaaatcatgCCACTAATTGTGGAAGGTGTTGATTTGGATTTACGTATGCGAGGCTTTGAGTTTGCTCATATAGCTTCCTCAATACCTTTTGATTCACCACGGCCATTTCATCTGAAAGCATCTGGGAGGCTCAAATTTCAAGGAAAAGTTATGAAATCTAGCAATATAGTCGATGACAAGATCAAGGGTGTCCTGCAAAATATCATTGACCAAAATAAGCTTGAGACTGATGTGTCAAGGCTTGTTGGCGACATATCTCTATCTGGAATAAAACTCAACCAACTCATGCTAGCACCGCAGTCTACTGGTTCCCTTTCCATATCACGGGATTCTATAATGGTAACTTCATATCAAAAttgtttgttttgttgttttcatccaccataaaaaaactcgacaaacctaggaggaactaggtgacattataaataagaagaaatagtcACCCAAATTCACGTTGAAGAGGACTTGAACCTGGATGATCTAGGCATACCTATTCACACCCTCAACCAGCTGAGCTAGGCTTAGTTCCTTTTTCATCCACCATATTCAACTTTGTTTGCTTGtagatgatattgtagtcaaattcatattttttctattcgCACATGTATTAGTTGTGTGTACTTTGCACAATGATTGGAAGCAATAATGGTACTATGTGCACAAATAGATCTGCCATAGTCAAATACAAGATATCCCATATTTACTTTGCAACACAAATCAAGAGGCTCCAGtcaaaaatacatgatgtttttGACTTTTCATGGTATTCGACATGCAACTTTGgccattattttctattagaatatagtcataatatctaataaaaatataatattatgaaagtatttttcaagataaatctacacatgtgatttttatgttttcaaactaaatattttggaagctattgacggtcaaaattttaaaagtttgatcgaatCTTGGTCAAAAcaacaagtatttatgaccggagggagtagtaaATATGATAAGGATTGAATTTCTAAATAATCCATATCCtcggtttgtttgtttttttctaaGCTTTGAGGGTCTATATCCACTCAAAGTACATTGTACTTTCCAAGTTGATACACTTCTCTTTCTAATTACTACAATATTTATACTAGGGAAATTCGTTGGTGATCAGGGGTTCCAGCGTCCCCACTAGCAAAAATATGGTGATCCAAcatgtagggatggcaattttCCCCGTGGAGGCGGGGATCTGCCCCAAACGGGGTAGGGACGAGGCGAGTTTCCCCCCCGCGGGGCTCACGGGGTGGGGCCCCGAGTCTAGGTCGGGGCTGGGGCGGGGATAGAGTTTTCCCCGCGGGGCTCCATGGGGCTCTGAGTCCGCCGCTCGACGCACACCGGGGCGCCGTTCGCTGGGGCACTACATACATGGTTTTTGACGAATTTTTGAAACATTGCAATATCCTTAATTCGTTATGGGGACACTAGAACCCCTGGACACAAAATCCGCAATCTTTATACTACTTTAACAGAttacatttgagcaataccatacTTTAACATGTTACCTTAGAAATTTCCGAGTAAGCAAACCTTGCAAAAGAGATTTCATCGAAACAACAGTACATTGTAATTTCGAGACTTTAAAGAGTCTTTAGCTCGATGTACACAATCACTGGTTACACAAAATGAAGCTTGTCTTCTTGAATGCATATGGTTTTGATGGTTTTCCACATGAAATTTTGCTCTAAAAAATTTGATAGAGCATGCAGTCATTTTCTTTTATGTTGATTTTTAGTATTGTATCTGTATGGACTTCAGTGTGCTCCCTGTTCATTTTCCTCTTACACTCTATTCCCTGGTCAAGCAGTTAAATGCTACTGGCAGACCTGATGAAATTTTTTCCATAGAAGTGAATGGGCCATTGTTTTTCAGTACAAACGAGACTATTCAAGATGCAAGGCTTCTGTCAGTTTTCCTCCAAAAGGGGCAGCTGAGATCTAATATCTGTTATCATCCTGAAAGTTTGACTGGTCTGGAGGTACGCTACTGGCATGTTTGTACTTTGCTTGCTTGCCAACAGATTATTCTAGAACATTACAGATTTCACAGAGGCCTTTTCAATATCAAATTTTCTTGAGCCTTGTTTCCTGGTTTTAAAGGTTCGGAATTTGCCACTTGATGAGCTGGAGTTTGCTTCATTGCGTGGATTTGTTCAGAAGGTAATCTTTGTTCTAGTCTTCTAAATTATAATATGCCTTATTGTGTTTTTTTGGGGGTAATGCTATGTCAGGTTTTGTACTATGGTCTTTCTATTATTTGTGTCTAGATCTCTTTGGTTGGTGCTGATCTCTATCTTGCACTCGTAACTAAATTATTGACGTATCTAAGTTTGGGTACATCTTTTTCTTGAGGTTGCTGCGCTTTATGTTCTCTAAGAGATATTGTCTTGGCCTCTTAGGCTATGTTTGTGTTAGTTCAACCATCAACAATATGCAAtggcaagaacaacaacaaagcctttagtcccaagcaagttgttGTAGgcaggctagagatgaaacccaacaaaAGCCGCATGAACCATCGACAATATGCGGTCCATTTAAAATGTTATATTGCGATTATGTTAACAAAGGTTTATTTACCTTCTTAGCTGAAAATGTGACATGTGGTTATTTGCAGTGCtgtttactattattttctgCTCCGTCTATCGTTCACAAAATGGACGTCTATCGTCCAGttctagtatttttattttttccttcttatttTAATTGAGAAGTTGTAGACATCCAGATTCATTCTGGGAACTTCAAAATCATCAACCTTTCTTAATGTAATAATTTGCTAAGCTACTGGAGCAATCTACTATTAATATCTGATGcaacataatttttttggttACAGGCAGAACTTCAgcttaatttccaaaaaagaAGAGGTCATGGTTTGTTGTCAGTAATTCGTCCCAAATTTAGTGGCATGCTTGGCGAAGCACTTGATATAGCTGCTCGATGGAGTGGCGATGTTGTgagtttttcttttcatctttctttgttttctgAAGTAGCTTGTTACTATCATATCCTGTCTATTGTCCCTTTTAGCAAATGTCCGATATATTGATATCCAGAATTTTACATATGTTTGCCACTTATTGTGTACAGAATAGTAGCTGTGAGAAACTTCACTCAAAGTTATAACTCATTTTTTTATGGTCTCTAGTGTCTCCAATGTTTGACTTTCTCAAAAACAAAATCAGAGAACATTTTTGGTATCATTTAGTATATATAATGAAGCCATGCGAATGTGTTCTTATTTCAGTTCTGAAACCAAGATCAATGAACCTTCTCTTTTGAGACGTAGCATTTTATAGTTGGTGAAGATCTATCTGCCGGGAAGGCAGGAACTGGGATGATCTGTACAATTGTATTCTGGAGTGGAAGACAATATGTACTAATTAGCAACACATTCTTGGAAGAGTATACGATATGTACCCCAAATAAACAACTACTCTAGTGTTTTCGATCTCTGTTAATCACAGTAATTTGCATTAGTTAACTCTGGCTAATTAATGTATTATGTAAATGTGTTTTTGCATCCATAGGTTTTGCCCAGCATTAGTTATTCATTTCTAGTGAGGTTGTTATCTTATTTTAATCATTAGTTAGTAACcgtctctttttttctcttactTACTAGCCTTTCCTTTGTATTTTTAATACCCAGATTACTATGGAAAAATCAATCCTAGAGCAAGCTAATAGCAAGTATGAGCTTCAAGGGGAGTACGTATTTCCCGGAACACGTGATAGATTTCCTGTGGAAAGTCAGGGTAATGGGTTCATAGAGAAAGCAATGGGAGGGCATCTTGGTAGCATAATGTCTTCGATGGGCAGGTGGAGGATGAGACTAGAGGTTCCCGGTGCTGAAGTAGCTGAAATGCTTCCTTTAGCAAGGCTTCTTTCACGAAGCACAGACCCAGTTATTCATTCCAGATCAAAGGTGCACATTTGGTCCTTCATTTGCTGTTACCTTTTTCTTTGGTTGGAGAAAGTATATGTTGGTATTTATGGTCTGTTAGATGACAGAGAGCCATATAACCCTCCATTTATTTTCAGGAACTTTTTATGCAATGTCTGAATTCTGTTGGGTTCAATGCTGAAAGCCTTCATGATCAGCGAAAGGTACTGTACTGAAGCTAGTGATTTTAGCAAAATGGATCTACAGGCATAGGGTTTGATGTCTTGTCTAATGCCATGGTCCCACTATGATATGATCTGCTACTTTATATTAAACTTTACAACGTTTCTTGATCCAGGCATTAGAAATGTATCATGATTGGTTGGATGACGATACAATGGAAGATATAACACTTCCTGGCTTAGCTGAACTGAGAGGTTATTGGCGTGGCTCTCTTGATGCCAGTGGAGGTGGAAATGGAGATACTATGGTGAGCATGCTCAGAAATTGACTCTTGCATTTTTGTCTTGGTAATTATTGAATGGACTCCTTATAGTGGTCTTTCTGTTAAGACTTCTAGAACATTTGAGAAGTGGATTGAGTGTACATCTATTTTGTTGTTCAATTTTATTTGCCATTAGTTCCCTTCCCAGCCTTTGTTTTGTATTTGCGTTAGTGGCTTGTTTCCTTTACATTCTTTTGTATGCCTCCTCAAGATGATTTTACATCAACAAGACAATTCTCCTAGACTTCTGTTTGAATATGTGTTGCATGTACATAATAATGATTTGTAATGCTCCTATGTACTACAGGCGGATTTTGATTTCAACGGCGAAGATTGGGAATGGGGAACTTACAAGACCCAGCGTGTTCTGGCATCTGGTTCATTCAGCAATAATGATGGCCTGCGGCTTGATAAATTGTTTATTCAGAAAGATAATGCCACCCTTCATGCTGATGGATCGATTCTTGGGCCACTAACAAATCTTCACTTTGCTGTGCTTAATTTCCCAGTTGGTCTTATACCGGCTTTAGTTCAGGCTATAGAATCATCAACCACAGACTCAATTCACTTTCTGAGGCAATGGTTGACACCTATCAAAGGTATTTTGCACATGGAGGGAGATTTGAGAGGTACTCTTGCAAAACCAGAATGTGATGTTCAAATAAGGCTTCTTGATGGCACTGTTGGAGGCATTGATCTTGGAAAAGCGGAAGTATTAGCTTCTGTTACCCCTACAAGCCGTTTTGTATTTGATGCAAATTTTGAACCAACCATACAAAGTGGGCATGTGAACATTCAAGGTAGTATCCCAGTCACTTACGTGGACAGCAGCTCCATAGAAGAAAGTCTGGAAGATGAAGATGGTAAACAAGGTATCATAAGAATCCCTGTTTGGGCCAAAGACCGAGGATTATCGAATGACATCAGTGAAACAAGAATTGCGAGAGACAAGGCAGAGGAGGGCTGGGATTTTCAATTAGCTGAAAGCCTAAAAGGTTTAAGTTGGAACATGCTAGAACCAGGTGAAGTGAGGATAAATGCAGATATAAAGGATGGGGGTATGATGTTGATAACTGCATTGAGTCCTTATGCAAACTGGCTTCAAGGCTATGCTGATGTTCTCCTTCAGGTGCCCCATTCTTGCTTAATTCCCACTAATTTCATTAATGCCAATCTATGACTAGTAGGCCGATCTTTAGTCCTTTCACTTTCACTTAGCATACCCCATTTGTGATAATATATAGTGAAATCAAACGATTCAAGCATAAATATTATGTTTATATACCGTTTCTTTTGTTATAATCTTTTTGTTTCCTATGGATCTAACATGAAATCGTGTGGTTGATATTTTAcccttgccttttctttttcatctgGAAGGTTAAAGGAACTGTTGATCAGCCTGTCGTTGATGGGTCCGCATCATTTCACCGAGCGACGGTGACTTCTCCTTTCATTCGGACACCATTGACTAATTTTGCTGGTACCATTCATATCATATCCAACAGACTATGCATCAGTTCCATGGAAAGCAGGGTTGGGAGGAAAGGTAGATTGTCAATGAAAGGGACACTACCTCTGAAAAATAGTGAGCCATCTGCCAACGACAAGATTGAGTTGAAATGTGAAGTTCTGGATGTACGggcaaaaaatattttgaggTCATTGTTGCTTCTTTATCCTTTTCTCTATACAGGATTGCACACTGGCTGCTTCTAAGTTATAGGGTATACACTCCAATCTAAAACAGATGTCATATTAGGAGGTTAATTTTggttagcaattagatgtatttttGGATTTACAGGGTAACATGTTCCACCAAATGCTCCTAATCTGTTGCTTCCTGATAGTGGCAAATCGAGCTTTTCAGCCCAGTTGGTTTTCAGAACCCTGGGCTGGGTGTAGTAATACCGTGTGATCGGTTTGATATCTTTTAAAACCGATTTTTATTCATTAACAGTAATATGCTGACCTTACATGCATATCACAAATTGATATTGACTGTAGAATATGTAGGACCCTGTATCGTGGAATTGTGGCATCTTAACatttattttgttgtttttgtgtTGACTTGCAGTGGCCAAGTAGACAGCCAGCTGCAGTTTACAGGCTCAATTTTGCGGCCAGATGTCTCTGGGATGATCCGGTTGAGCCATGGTGAAGCATATTTGCCTCATGATAAAGGCAATGGTGCTGTTGCCACTAGGTTGGCTTCAAACAAGTCCAGCTATCTTCCTACTGGTTTTGACCAATCAACTACTTCGCAGGATGTTTCACGTATTCTGGGGTCAGTGTCAACATCGCCAGACAGTAAGTAGTCCGTTAAATTTGACCGTCGCTAATATTTTGCAGCCAAATTCTctttgtcaaaatattttgcaGCCAAATACTCTTGTCCAAAATAGTTTGCTTAAACTAATTGAGTCGTTGCACATCACAATCAGTGCCTACCAGTTTTGGCGTGAAATAAGTGGcatattgttttctttttaagCGGTATTTCTCCAGTACTTTTGCTGGTTTCCTTCATGAGCCAACTGGAGCTTTCAATCTTAATATGTATAGGACAACAATCAGAGCCACAAAGGACTCTTGAGCATGGAAGCTTTAAGCCAAACATTGATGCCCGACTCAATGACCTGAAGCTCACCTTGGGACCAGAATTAAGGATTGTTTATCCTTTAATTCTGAATTTTGCAGTCAGTGGTGACCTAGAGCTTAATGGCATGGTTCATCCAAAGTACATAAGACCTAAGGGTATCTTAACATTTGAAAATGGTGAGGTCAACTTGGTAGCCACGCAGGTAAGCCTAACTTCCCTAAGGCAGTGTTTGGCGCAATATCttcattttatcaaagtatACACTCAATATGGTTATGAtggttttacattttttttacttaattGCAGGTTAGACTTAAAAATGATCATTTAAATGTAGCAAAATTTGAACCTGATCTTGGTTTGGATCCTATTCTCGATCTCGTTCTTGTTGGATCTGAATGGCAATTCAAAATCCAAAGTCGAGCTAGCATGTGGCAAGGCAATCTGGTGGTAACCTCGACACGCTCTGTGGACCAGGATGTTCTGTCACCTAGTGAGGTGAGACACTTCTACAATGAGTTATAGCTGACTTCACCGTAGGAGTGATAGATGATAACACCTCTTATGCTTATGCTTTCTATACCTCTTGCTGGGTGTTTGCCAGCTACCCATTTGACACAATCACAGGGAGATTAAAGTCATCAAATGATTGGTTCACTGCTTTCTTTTCCTATCATGTGTAGTTCTCAAACCTGCTTTGTTTCTGTCTTTTAGGCTGCAAAGGTTTTTGAGTCACAGCTTGCAGAATCACTATTAGAAGGTGACGGACAGCTTGCATTCAAGAAGCTTGCAACTGCTACACTGGAAACTTTGATGCCAAGGATTGAAGGCAAGGGTGAGTTTGGACAGGCACGGTGGCGGCTGGTTTATGCTCCGCAAATCCCGAGTTTACTATCTGTAGATCCAACAGTTGATCCGCTTAAATCACTGGCAAACAATATCTCTTTTGCTACGGAGGTTGAAGTGCAGCTTGGAAGACGCCTTCAGGTATAcactctttttttaaaaaaagaagaaaaaactaaatCTTTTAGCTTGATAAGGCATAATGTGTTGTAGTACTGTACGAATAGAAACTGACCTGAATTGCTGCCATCGATCTGCAGGCCTCTGTTGTCAGGCAAATGAAAGATTCAGAAATGGCGATGCAGTGGACGCTGACATATCAGCTAACCAGTAGGCTCCGTGTCCTCTTCCAATCTGCACCATCCAATAGGCTCCTCTTCGAGTACTCAGCAACGTCGCAGGATTGATTCATTTTTTGCCATTGCACACAGCAAGAACTGGGCGTAGCAGCTTCCTTGTACAAAGATTAGGTGCCCTGATTAATTGTTTTTGTAGATAACGCAAGTTTTGGCAAGCAGTTGTACGTGTACATTTGCTCTGTTGTAGCTACATTAATTCTTTCTCGGAAACAAAGTTTCCGAGGCTGTAAATACCACATAGGTAGCAATCTTAGCGTCAGATGTAAAGAAACCCATGTACAAATAAACGTGTCCTGTCTCTGCTGCGTCGTCACCCATATCCACATGTGGCGTTGGCATTTGGTGTGGAGTTAGCTTACAAAATGCTCTCATGTGCCTGAGTCTATGACTTGGTACGTTCCACCATTTTTGCATGTCACAAATTCGCAATGGCTGTTCCTCCTCCCGTCGGTGCGTAAGAATCTCTTTGCCACTAGGTACCCTCAGGATATGATCCGGTTTGGTTAAGAGTCTGTTTGTAGTTTTCAGTTTTACAATTTAAAGTTGAAACaaatagatagttttttttataactttttataatCTATTATTGGATTCTGGGAATCTAAAAAGTTggtttttcttagttttttatAAATTGTGAAAGTTTATTTTACTGAACTATtaatcaaatttttttaaatctacaattaaaaagtttttataattcataatctactagttattttttaaaatcttggCTAAAACAAATAGGTCCAAACTTGCCCAGGCTTTTGGGCTCCATTTCCCAGTTTTGAAGAAGTTAGCTCCCTGAGAAGTTGAGACTAAATGGGAACTGTTTCCACAGTAACCTGAGCCTGTGCTACAGTGATAAACAGTGAATCACTTTAGCAAACAGAgggattacctttgtagcaactTGCTACAGTGATAATCAGTGAATCCGACGGCTCATAACCCCTCCTAATATATGGTACTATAGCACCTCTGCGTTTTCTTCTTCATTGCAGAGGATTTCAGCCCGGGTGTCTGGTATTATGCAATTTGTATGATGCAACAATGCCAAGTTCCAGCTGTGACGGCTCCTAGTTGGCTGATTCGCAATGATAACTATCGCATCAGCCTTCTTTATCTCATTCGTCCCTAGGTTTAGGACACTCTTTATCCTCAGCTGCACTATGATTATTCGTTAATAGTAGTCAAGCTCTCAAGATTGAGGCTATGTTGATGCTTTTTTCTTTACTATGGTGCTTATTGCCTTTCAAGGGCGATCAAGCATTCTCTCCTATAGAGTATCAACTTTAAACTAACGTTGGAGATGCCTTGTATAGTTGTGACGGTTGGTCATAGCAAAACTTGataagaaattaagaaatgTACTCATGGCGAAAGATCAAAATTAGTAACATTAGTATAAACTTGGGAATGGATGGTTTTGAAATGATTACTGTATATTATTTTCGGGCTATCATGTACCATAAACAACTACGTCCTTAATCACGAATCTAAATGAGTCtccttattctttttcttacGACGATATTGTAACAATAAATTGCCATATTCAGTGATATATTATTGTAGCTTTAATAGTTAAGCATATTTGTGGTAGGCAAATGGGATTCGACGTAATGATAACTGGTGTCTTAATTCCCATAAAGTAAAGTCTTTTATAGTAACCTCAACTAACGAGTGACAGTTACACTTTACATTACATATCTAGATATTATGCATCAAAGTAACTGAGTGATATCGTCTCAACAAGTGTTTAGATGCCACTTTTGAATAAAAGAGTGGCCATGTCTACTCTAACCTTAGCTGCCACTAATCAAGGAAGGCtcaaatgcttgtgctactatgTGTTGTTGCTTGCCAATGCTCGGCTAATATGACACGTGATGTTTTTCCTATAAAATTATTAACTAAAAAATACTCTTATATCTCCTTGTTATGATAATAAGAGGTAATAaagatttttattaaaaaataaaatttctttgaaaaatGAGAAACTTATGTATTGTCCCCCACCCCCAAAAGAACAGCGAGAAGGAAGTCACAGCAAAAGTCGGAGACACCTGCAAAATTTGCTTCGGTCACTGAGTGAGGTGCCTCGATGCCTGCCCAAAGCACGGAAGCGCCAACGTCCCCATTCGCGACTTAGCTGTACCCCACCACTCCCCGCTTTCAATTGCCAAAAACGAAAACAAACCCCCCgataaaaagagaggaaaaaaagatcGAGAAGAGCAAACCCTAGGTTCCCGTGGCGTCAACGAAATCCCAATTCGCCCCATTAGATCGGCCTGGGCAAGGGGCTTTTGCCACAGATCGGCGCTCCCCCGTCCTCGGATTCGATTCCGCCGCCGAATTTGGCCCCCGATCGGTGGTTGGATCGCCTCCGCCGCCCGATACGACTCTCCCTCTGCGAAACCCTAAGCCCGTCCGCCGCCCGACCTGACCCCGACGCCCCTCCTCGCGTTGCCCTCCGCCGCCCGCCGCGCGCCACCGACCCCCGACGCCGCCTGGCCACCCGTGGTAAAGCTTCTTCCCTGCACAGATCTGGAGTTTCTTTTAATGATTGGATGGCAAGACTGATTCATGAGGTGATTGTGGATGAATTGCAAATGATGATTGAAACTATTTCCGTGAACTTGCTCTGGTATTTTTTTTGATGAAATGATGGATGAACAAACATTACTCTCTCCACTCCATCCAGTTGTGCACATTTGTGCTGCGGCTGTGCAGTGTTGCCCTACTAATCCAATCCTCTCCATCCATCTATGGTTTGAATaggttattcttcttcttcagtgCACAAGAAGCCAAGATCGACAACGGTTGCCACCACGGACTTTTTTCCTACCCAATTGAGGATCAGATGCTGTTTATTTCCCCCAAAAAATTAGGGGTTCAACTGAAACCCCATGCTCCACGCCAAGTCCGCCCCTGATCTGGGTGCGGGATTTTATGTATGATGGAAGGTGAAATTCTGCGAAAATATGTCCTTGTGATTCCTGGGCTCTTGAATGGAATCTAGTGGCAGTGATAAGCCCACTGCAACAGATGCTACCGAGTCAGTGTTGGGTTTAGATGGTGAGGAAACTTTGTCTGAGAGGGAGTCTGTTGGAGTGAGACAAGGGCCTGGCTTACCTAATGGGGGTGGAAAGGAGGCTCCTTCAAGCAGTTCATCTGCAGGGAGTAAGAGGAAGCATAATTGCTTGGTTTCTAATAATGTGGAGCCTAATGGGCCAGGGGTGTCGAGTTCCAGT includes:
- the LOC133894754 gene encoding protein SUBSTANDARD STARCH GRAIN 4, chloroplastic-like, whose translation is MSHFPRVSPPLAPPLPIFLLQHPSRRGGRRPRGRSGHPTSRPLLTLARFDPPPLLRLKVADSSDCPGDVAHNSNHHAPLLPSPRGLVGSLAPVWREGLFLVRCSVFAAVVSIAAALSWFAQLRARSFVEARLLPAACAALGDYLQREVQLGKVRSVSPLGITLQTCSIGPHREEFSCAEVPVMKIRVRPFASLRRGRVVVDAVLSEPSALVAQKKDFSWLGIPSPSEGTLKRHSGEEGIDYRTKTRRLAREKAAEQWNQERDKTAREAAERGYTIPSGQSVSPSTNQMLEVDGPTDIGKSSPPLCADEMHKKDHHMATGIDSGSKHADLEKSFGVKSRIPWINLWSRMISSPSRLRFRRKVHSKVISDIDNASQQRILRRSADAAVAYFQSIGHSNLDDSSPGQGKSSSDGGGHTDVGCDEITSNDGRPVGSSETASMNFAESPSDNFHSMDYLGKGKSASAVPIINSDDAFNGHSHNQLFSQCSSCNLDSTGLVCHHLEDLQFSQANFSQCSILEKFENRSEDKPVSQQEIIFGNFGSCTHAHNWASFWPFQLKGFPVSLNAPCASLDVQIQKLKSQFAIGPGDISAELSEGVSQIHPGGVQHALPITLDSVYFNGGDLMLLGYGDQEPREMKHANGHIKFKNSYNRVHVHVTGNCMEWRQDRTSQGGGYLSTDVFVDIAEQTWHANLKVVNAFAPLFERILEIPVVWHKGRATGEVHICMSKGDSFPSIHGQLDVKGLAFQILDAPSSFSDIVATLSLRGQRIFLHNASGWFGDAPVEASGDFGLNPEDGEFHLMCQVPSVEVNALMRTMKMRPLMFPLAGAVTAVFNCQGPLDAPVFVGSGIVSRKSLSISSMPPSAASEAVMQNKEAGAVAAFDHIPFSHVSANFTFNLDNCVADLYGIRACLLDGGEIRGAGNAWICPEGEGDDSAMDINLSGSILLDRVLHRYIPGGIQLIPLKIGELNGETRLSGSLIRPKFDIKWAAPNAEDSFSDARGNIVIAHDYIMVNSSSVAFDLNTRVQTSYIDDYLLNKETYQMKKIMPLIVEGVDLDLRMRGFEFAHIASSIPFDSPRPFHLKASGRLKFQGKVMKSSNIVDDKIKGVLQNIIDQNKLETDVSRLVGDISLSGIKLNQLMLAPQSTGSLSISRDSIMLNATGRPDEIFSIEVNGPLFFSTNETIQDARLLSVFLQKGQLRSNICYHPESLTGLEVRNLPLDELEFASLRGFVQKAELQLNFQKRRGHGLLSVIRPKFSGMLGEALDIAARWSGDVITMEKSILEQANSKYELQGEYVFPGTRDRFPVESQGNGFIEKAMGGHLGSIMSSMGRWRMRLEVPGAEVAEMLPLARLLSRSTDPVIHSRSKELFMQCLNSVGFNAESLHDQRKALEMYHDWLDDDTMEDITLPGLAELRGYWRGSLDASGGGNGDTMADFDFNGEDWEWGTYKTQRVLASGSFSNNDGLRLDKLFIQKDNATLHADGSILGPLTNLHFAVLNFPVGLIPALVQAIESSTTDSIHFLRQWLTPIKGILHMEGDLRGTLAKPECDVQIRLLDGTVGGIDLGKAEVLASVTPTSRFVFDANFEPTIQSGHVNIQGSIPVTYVDSSSIEESLEDEDGKQGIIRIPVWAKDRGLSNDISETRIARDKAEEGWDFQLAESLKGLSWNMLEPGEVRINADIKDGGMMLITALSPYANWLQGYADVLLQVKGTVDQPVVDGSASFHRATVTSPFIRTPLTNFAGTIHIISNRLCISSMESRVGRKGRLSMKGTLPLKNSEPSANDKIELKCEVLDVRAKNILSGQVDSQLQFTGSILRPDVSGMIRLSHGEAYLPHDKGNGAVATRLASNKSSYLPTGFDQSTTSQDVSRILGSVSTSPDRQQSEPQRTLEHGSFKPNIDARLNDLKLTLGPELRIVYPLILNFAVSGDLELNGMVHPKYIRPKGILTFENGEVNLVATQVRLKNDHLNVAKFEPDLGLDPILDLVLVGSEWQFKIQSRASMWQGNLVVTSTRSVDQDVLSPSEAAKVFESQLAESLLEGDGQLAFKKLATATLETLMPRIEGKGEFGQARWRLVYAPQIPSLLSVDPTVDPLKSLANNISFATEVEVQLGRRLQASVVRQMKDSEMAMQWTLTYQLTSRLRVLFQSAPSNRLLFEYSATSQD